From Scyliorhinus torazame isolate Kashiwa2021f chromosome 23, sScyTor2.1, whole genome shotgun sequence, the proteins below share one genomic window:
- the il11b gene encoding uncharacterized protein il11b: MFVKVKLNGVYLKGEHQLSSLPELTGNALELESVQAEHSLPVMGSYLKTYKAHLTWLGSSKAIAGNIELEQRVSEIVTLLQNLINRVEHEMQRRGLPARTSPPFASTDSNDWATLRAGFVILRDLRTFVNKAARQLVGLRLRR, from the exons ATGTTC GTTAAAGTGAAATTGAATGGAGTTTATTTGAAAGGGGAACATCAGCTTTCGAGCCTCCCTGAGTTGACAGGAAACGCTCTCGAGTTGGAGTCTGTCCAG GCAGAGCACAGTCTCCCAGTGATGGGCAGCTACCTCAAGACATACAAGGCACACCTAACGTGGTTAGGCAGCTCAAAAGCCATTGCTGGAAATAttgagctggagcagagagtctcAGAGATCGTCACACTCCTCCAGAACCTCATCAACAGAGTGGAGCACGAG atgCAGAGACGGGGCCTACCGGCGCGCACGTCCCCGCCCTTCGCCTCCACCGACAGCAACGATTGGGCGACCCTGAGGGCGGGGTTCGTCATCCTCCGCGACCTCCGAACCTTCGTCAACAAGGCGGCTCGCCAGCTCGTTGGTCTGAGGCTACGGCGCTGA